A genomic stretch from Erigeron canadensis isolate Cc75 chromosome 9, C_canadensis_v1, whole genome shotgun sequence includes:
- the LOC122582675 gene encoding 3-oxoacyl-[acyl-carrier-protein] synthase I, chloroplastic-like, which produces MHKKSLTIIVNKAPPHVTKEHHRVLAFHTAPTREKDSRKRVVITGMGVVSVLGNDVDIFHQRLLAGENGITLIDKFDTSNLPTTFGGQIRDFCSNVYIEGKNDQRVDDSHRYCIIAGRKALEDAGLGVCERSKIDKERAGVLVGTGFGGLSSYSDTVESFIESGCRKRKYVFSPYVINTAPALLAIDIGFMGPNYAISAACATSNYCLCAAANHIREGEADLMISGGVEASFVPFGVASLAATTAVSRRNHDHQTASRPWDKDRDGFVIGEGAGVLIMESLEHAMRRDAPILAEYLGGAANCDAYHITNPQPDGFGVSSCIQSSLLDAGVSIEEVNYINAHATSTVAGDVAEAKAINNVFKNTKELKVNATKSIIGHCLAAAGSIEAIATIKAIQTGWLHPTINQFNLEPQVEFDTVAITKQQYEINVAISNSFGFGGHNSVVAFSAFKG; this is translated from the exons ATGCATAAGAAGTCATTAACCATAATTGTTAATAAAGCACCACCACATGTCACGAAAGAGCACCACCGTGTTTTAGCATTCCATACCGCCCCTACACGagaaaaagattcaagaaaacGTGTCGTTATTACCGGGATGGGTGTGGTCTCAGTGCTTGGAAATGATGTTGATATATTCCACCAGAGACTCTTAGCAGGGGAGAACGGGATAACTTTAATAGATAAATTCGATACTTCAAACCTTCCAACAACGTTTGGGGGTCAGATTCGTGATTTCTGCTCAAATGTGTACATTGAAGGCAAAAATGACCAAAGAGTTGATGATAGTCATAGGTACTGCATTATTGCTGGAAGAAAAGCTCTTGAAGATGCCGGTCTTGGTGTTTGTGAACGCTCCAAG ATTGATAAAGAGCGCGCAGGTGTACTTGTTGGAACAGGATTTGGAGGTCTATCCTCATATTCTGATACTGTGGAGTCTTTCATAGAGAGTGGTTGTAGGAAAAGAAAATATGTTTTCTCACCTTATGTTATCAACACCGCTCCGGCCTTACTTGCTATTGATATTGGCTTTATGGGACCAAACTACGCGATATCAGCTGCTTGTGCAACATCCAACTATTGCTTGTGTGCTGCTGCAAATCATATCCGTGAAGGAGAGGCGGATTTGATGATTTCTGGTGGCGTGGAAGCATCATTTGTTCCATTCGGAGTGGCATCTCTTGCAGCCACTACAGCAGTCTCAAGAAGAAACCATGATCACCAGACGGCTTCAAGACCATGGGACAAAGATAGAGATGGCTTTGTCATTGGGGAAGGTGCTGGAGTTTTG ATAATGGAGAGTTTAGAACATGCAATGAGAAGGGATGCACCAATACTTGCTGAATACCTTGGAGGTGCAGCAAATTGTGATGCATATCATATAACAAATCCACAACCCGATGGGTTTGGTGTTTCATCTTGTATCCAGAGCAGTCTTTTGGATGCTGGTGTGTCTATAGAGGAG GTAAACTATATTAATGCTCACGCAACTTCGACGGTGGCTGGGGATGTGGCTGAGGCTAAGGCCATCAATAATGTattcaagaatacaaaagaacttAAAGTCAATGCCACAAAG tCCATAATTGGACACTGTTTGGCAGCAGCAGGAAGTATAGAAGCAATTGCTACAATCAAAGCAATACAAACAGGATGGTTGCATCCTACCATTAATCAATTT AACTTAGAACCCCAAGTAGAATTTGACACTGTTGCAATCACAAAGCAACAATATGAAATcaatgttg caatttcaaattcatttggttttggtgGACACAACTCTGTTGTAGCATTCTCAGCATTCAAAGGGTGA